The following proteins are encoded in a genomic region of Doryrhamphus excisus isolate RoL2022-K1 chromosome 6, RoL_Dexc_1.0, whole genome shotgun sequence:
- the LOC131130721 gene encoding myoblast determination protein 1 homolog gives MELSDISFPMAAADDFYDDPCFNTSDMHFFEDLDPRLVHVGLLKPDDSSSTSSSPSSTSPSSHHQHRQADEDEHVRAPSGHHQAGRCLLWACKACKRKTTNADRRKAATLRERRRLSKVNDAFETLKRCTSANPNQRLPKVEILRNAISYIESLQALLRGGHDDGYYPVIEHYSGDSDASSPRSNCSDGMTDFSGPSCPSNRRGGAFFTDTPTGSAKAERPSVVSSLDCLSSIVERISTDAGGGLAAPGSPSADLRAGGEASVPGPAQVPSPTGLQDPDLIYQVL, from the exons ATGGAGTTGTCGGACATCTCGTTCCCAATGGCGGCGGCCGACGACTTCTACGACGACCCCTGCTTCAACACCAGCGACATGCACTTCTTCGAGGACCTGGACCCCCGTCTGGTCCACGTGGGGCTCCTCAAGCCCGACGACTCGTCCTCCACCTCGTCGTCCCCGTCCTCGACGTCGCCCTCGTCCCACCACCAGCACCGCCAAGCGGACGAGGACGAGCACGTCCGAGCCCCCAGCGGGCACCACCAGGCGGGCCGCTGCCTGCTGTGGGCCTGCAAGGCCTGCAAGAGGAAGACCACCAACGCGGACCGCAGGAAGGCCGCCACGCTGCGGGAGCGCCGACGACTGAGCAAGGTCAACGATGCCTTCGAGACCCTGAAGAGGTGCACGTCGGCCAACCCCAACCAGAGGCTACCCAAGGTGGAGATCCTCCGCAACGCCATCAGCTACATCGAGTCCTTGCAGGCTCTGCTCCGGGGGGGTCACGACGACGGATACTACCCGGTCATCGAGCACTACAGCGGGGACTCGGACGCCTCCAGCCCCCGGTCCAACTGCTCGGACGGCATG ACGGACTTCAGCGGGCCCAGCTGCCCTTCCAACAGGAGGGGAGGCGCCTTCTTTACCGACACCCCCACCG GTTCCGCGAAGGCCGAGCGACCCTCGGTGGTCTCCAGCCTGGACTGTCTGTCCAGCATCGTGGAGCGCATCTCCACGGACGCCGGCGGAGGCCTTGCGGCGCCCGGGTCGCCGTCAGCTGACCTCCGCGCCGGCGGGGAGGCCTCCGTCCCGGGGCCCGCACAAGTCCCGTCCCCGACCGGCCTCCAGGACCCCGACCTCATCTACCAAGTCCTATAG